The Strix uralensis isolate ZFMK-TIS-50842 chromosome 23, bStrUra1, whole genome shotgun sequence genome has a segment encoding these proteins:
- the LOC141953857 gene encoding peptidyl-prolyl cis-trans isomerase H-like, which produces MAVLASNPTNPVVFFDVTIGGQEVGRMKIELFADVVPKTAENFRQFCTGEFRKDGVPIGYKGSTFHRVIKDFMIQGGDFVNGALLARACSAEPVCLPRRRALQARGGQGSTERAGRWEPWRGGLGQPCAPGDSAPGAVSLGNVACVHAERF; this is translated from the exons ATGGCGGTGCTGGCGTCCAACCCCACCAACCCCGTGGTCTTCTTCGATGTCACCATCGGCGGGCAG GAGGTCGGCCGCATGAAGATCGAGCTGTTCGCCGACGTCGTACCCAAAACAGCAGAGAACTTCAG gCAGTTTTGTACGGGTGAATTCAG gaagGATGGTGTCCCTATAGGTTATAAAGGAAGCACTTTCCACAG GGTAATAAAGGATTTCATGATCCAAGGAGGTGACTTTGTAAAC GGAGCCTTGCTGGCGAGAGCCTGCTCTGCCGAGCCCGTCTGTCTCCCACGCCGGCGAGCCTTGCAGGCAAGAGGAGGACAGGGGTCCACAGAGcgtgcagggaggtgggagcctTGGAGAGGTGGCCTTGGGCAACCCTGTGCCCCTGGAGACAGTGCGCCAGGGGCCGTTTCCCTTGGCAACGTGGCCTGTGTACACGCAGAGAGGTTCTGA
- the LOC141953803 gene encoding uncharacterized protein LOC141953803 has product MSEGRRFSAHPRRAMRRIWRWLCGRARSMGAGEGPESSRSSGGHELQPEGRDELHRAATSGNLAPARPLVEERDTDCRDKADRRRRSGSARPVDPSKREKKGEAAPGQGKGVSASSAPRGAAAAAARRRAPALRRADEPAACLESAVRTSPSDEEGVKESKSFGQEAEDARAQIPTVGSDSSPSHLSPGRHQPSERVDGQVFLRECHQCLHVQGKLHEDMAEMREENESLSRQLSKAERKADGLEKEVEQLKNALLEQTSALDWTERELQESKRQTLDWYGACLLKEQKREDAIKKAEELQHQLAQLQSENVLLRQQLGDAQNNSCLEQMRREAQLQGELADAVRKQHTAETALKALTNQYGRLKAENSRLQEDLDKAKAKACELSAQLELQSQKSLQLEALNKEMGQTVTSLSARLATPGAGHTTTAPEEKQYLSLRLEVQAAAEARVEEIKTAVASWRNNLEQIIRAQALELERAKDKQESTALLLACAQAELKSSDKRFWVMEDIARVLRIKLNKANERLAEARRSNGSQKAECEQDQGTRGPSVNPSGSATSERKTRSGGDCPRTSALPPNVSEAWDIPSGATPPDSDILTESY; this is encoded by the exons ATGAGCGAGGGGAGGCGGTTCAGTGCCCATCCCCGCCGGGCCATGAGGAGGATCTGGCGGTGGCTGTGCGGGAGGGCCAGGAgcatgggggcaggggagggtcccGAGTCCTCCAGGAGCAGCGGTGGCCATGAGCTCCAGCCGGAGGGCCGGGACGAGCTGCACCGTGCAGCCACCAGCGGCAACTTGGCCCCAGCGCGGCCGCTGGTGGAGGAGCGCGACACCGACTGCCGGGACAAGGCCGACAG gcgCAGGCGCAGTGGCAGCGCGCGGCCTGTGGACCCCAGCAAgcgggagaagaagggagaagctgCTCCAGGCCAAGGCAAAGGGGTGTCAGCATCCAGCGCTCcccgtggggcagcagctgctgcagcgaggCGGCGTGCACCCGCCCTGCGGAGAGCAG atgAGCCTGCCGCCTGCTTGGAGTCGGCCGTCCGTACGTCGCCATCAGATGAAGAAGGCGTCAAGGAGAGCAagagctttgggcaggag GCAGAAGATGCCAGAGCCCAAATACCGACGGTGGGGTCAGAttcatccccttcccacctgagCCCTGGGAGACATCAGCCATCTGAAAGGGTCGATGGGCAAGTGTTTCTGAGAGAATGTCACCAATGCCTTCACGTGCAAGGAAAGCTCCATGAGGACATGGCTGAGATGCGAGAAGAAAACGAGAGCTTGTCTCGGCAGCTGAGCAAAGCCGAAAGAAAAGCTGatgggctggaaaaggaagtggaGCAACTGAAAAATGCCCTCTTGGAACAGACATCGGCTTTAGACTGGACAGAAAGAGAATTACAAGAGAGCAAGAGGCAGACACTGGACTGGTATGGTGCATGCCTTcttaaagagcagaagagagaagatgccatcaagaaggcagaagagctgcagcaccAACTGGCCCAGCTCCAAAGTGAAAACGTTTTGCTGCGTCAGCAGCTGGGAGACGCGCAGAACAACAGCTGCCTGGAACAAATG AGAAGAGAGGCACAGCTGCAAGGAGAGCTCGctgatgctgtcagaaagcagcacacagcagaaactgCGCTGAAGGCTTTGACGAACCAGTACGGTCGCCTGAAGGCAGAGAACTCCCGCTTGCAGGAGGACCTGGACAAGGCTAAGGCCAAG gcGTGCGAACTCTccgcacagctggagctgcagtcccaaaaatctctgcagctcgAAGCTCTAAataaggagatgggacagacgGTGACAAGTCTGTCAGCTCGCTTGGCGACTCCTGGCGCGGGTCACACCACAACAGCGCCGGAAGAGAAGCAATATCTGAGTCTACGTTTGGAG GTACAGGCAGCCGCTGAAGCCAGAGTAGAAGAGATCAAGACCGCTGTCGCCTCTTGGAGAAACAACCTGGAGCAGATCATTAGAGCTCAGGCTCTcgagctggagagagcaaaggacaagcaggagtcgaccgccctgctcctggcctgtgcacaggcagaattAAAGAGCTCTGACAAGCGTTTCTGGGTGATGGAGGACATCGCAAGAGTTCTCAGAATCAAATTAAATAA GGCTAATGAGAGGCTAGCAGAAGCCAGGAGGAGCAACGGCAGTCAGAAAGCGGAGTGTGAGCAAGACCAGGGGACCAGGGGACCGAGCGTAAACCCATCGGGCTCAG ccaccagcGAACGTAAAACCAGATCTGGTGGGGATTGTCC
- the LOC141953856 gene encoding uncharacterized protein LOC141953856 — translation MSEGRRFSAHPRRAMRRIWRWLCGRARSMGAGEGPESSRSSGGHELQPEGRDELHRAATSGNLAPARPLVEERDTDCRDKADRRRRSGSARPVDPSKREKKGEAAPGQGKGVSASSAPRGAAAAAARRRAPALRRADEPAACLESAVRTSPSDEEGVKESKSFGQEAEDARAQIPTVGSDSSPSHLSPGTHQPSERVDGQVFLRECHQCLRVQGKLHEDMAEMREENESLSRQLSKAERKADGLEKEVEQLKNALLEQTSALDWTERELQESKRQTLDWYGACLLKEQKREDAIKKAEELQHQLAQLQSENVLLRQQLGDAQNNSCLEQMRREAQLQGELADAVRKQHTAETALKALTNQYGRLKAENSRLQEDLDKAKAKACELSAQLELQSQKSLQLEALNKEMGQTVTSLSARLATPGAGHTTTAPEEKQYLSLRLEVQAAAEARVEEIKTAVASWRNNLEQIIRAQALELERAKDKQESTALLLACAQAELKSSDKRFLVMEDIARVLRIKLNKANERLAEARRSNGSQKAECEQDQGTRGPSVNPSGSATSERKTRSGGDCPQTSALPPNVSEAWDIPSGATPPDSDILTESY, via the exons ATGAGCGAGGGGAGGCGGTTCAGTGCCCATCCCCGCCGGGCCATGAGGAGGATCTGGCGGTGGCTGTGCGGGAGGGCCAGGAgcatgggggcaggggagggtcccGAGTCCTCCAGGAGCAGCGGTGGCCATGAGCTCCAGCCGGAGGGCCGGGACGAGCTGCACCGTGCAGCCACCAGCGGCAACTTGGCCCCAGCGCGGCCGCTGGTGGAGGAGCGCGACACCGACTGCCGGGACAAGGCCGACAG gcgCAGGCGCAGTGGCAGCGCGCGGCCTGTGGACCCCAGCAAgcgggagaagaagggagaagctgCTCCAGGCCAAGGCAAAGGGGTGTCAGCATCCAGCGCTCcccgtggggcagcagctgctgcagcgaggCGGCGTGCACCCGCCCTGCGGAGAGCAG atgAGCCTGCCGCCTGCTTGGAGTCGGCCGTCCGTACGTCGCCATCAGATGAAGAAGGCGTCAAGGAGAGCAagagctttgggcaggag GCAGAAGATGCCAGAGCCCAAATACCGACGGTGGGGTCAGAttcatccccttcccacctgagCCCTGGGACACATCAGCCATCTGAAAGGGTCGATGGGCAAGTGTTTCTGAGAGAATGTCACCAATGCCTTCGCGTGCAAGGAAAGCTCCATGAGGACATGGCTGAGATGCGAGAAGAAAACGAGAGCTTGTCTCGGCAGCTGAGCAAAGCCGAAAGAAAAGCTGatgggctggaaaaggaagtggaGCAACTGAAAAATGCCCTCTTGGAACAGACATCGGCTTTAGACTGGACAGAAAGAGAATTACAAGAGAGCAAGAGGCAGACACTGGACTGGTATGGTGCATGCCTTcttaaagagcagaagagagaagatgccatcaagaaggcagaagagctgcagcaccAACTGGCCCAGCTCCAAAGTGAAAACGTTTTGCTGCGTCAGCAGCTGGGAGACGCGCAGAACAACAGCTGCCTGGAACAAATG AGAAGAGAGGCACAGCTGCAAGGAGAGCTCGctgatgctgtcagaaagcagcacacagcagaaactgCGCTGAAGGCTTTGACGAACCAGTACGGTCGCCTGAAGGCAGAGAACTCCCGCTTGCAGGAGGACCTGGACAAGGCTAAGGCCAAG gcGTGCGAACTCTccgcacagctggagctgcagtcccaaaaatctctgcagctcgAAGCTCTAAataaggagatgggacagacgGTGACAAGTCTGTCAGCTCGCTTGGCGACTCCTGGCGCGGGTCACACCACAACAGCGCCGGAAGAGAAGCAATATCTGAGTCTACGTTTGGAG GTACAGGCAGCCGCTGAAGCCAGAGTAGAAGAGATCAAGACCGCTGTCGCCTCTTGGAGAAACAACCTGGAGCAGATCATTAGAGCTCAGGCTCTcgagctggagagagcaaaggacaagcaggagtcgaccgccctgctcctggcctgtgcacaggcagaattAAAGAGCTCTGACAAGCGTTTCTTGGTGATGGAGGACATCGCAAGAGTTCTCAGAATCAAATTAAATAA GGCTAATGAGAGGCTAGCAGAAGCCAGGAGGAGCAACGGCAGTCAGAAAGCGGAGTGTGAGCAAGACCAGGGGACCAGGGGACCGAGCGTAAACCCATCGGGCTCAG ccaccagcGAACGTAAAACCAGATCTGGTGGGGATTGTCCCCAGACATCTGCTCTTCCGCCAAATGTCAGCGAAGCCTGGGATATCCCTTCTGGGGCAACTCCGCCCGACAGCGACATTTTgacggagagttattaa